Proteins from a single region of Nocardioides anomalus:
- a CDS encoding glycine-rich protein, whose translation MSALRRTAAAAVAALVVAGLTTVDAPARAAEPQTVRFSYTGAEQQWVVPAGVTAVQVVATGAAGGGPGGGLGATAAATVPVTPGAVLYVEVGGAGTSVAGGFNGGGSSSAPSGGQRGAGGGGASDVRTVPRLQGGASLPSRLVVAAGGGGAGGGSAFNGGAGGAGNVDGGGAGASGAPGINGAVPGGGASQVTGGPGGGSGGSGQLGTGGAGGPGGDAGGGGGGGLYGGGGGAGGAPAAGGGGGSSGFAVGASRLLVTGATGPASVSITWTPPTTVPETTLGKAPGRKVTTHQRKAKVKVSFGSPNPGATYECSLDAKPFAPCASPAKLRVKKGRHTFAVRAVLAGVSDPTPATVRFEVRRKKRH comes from the coding sequence GTGAGCGCCCTGCGCCGGACCGCAGCGGCCGCCGTCGCGGCCCTGGTGGTCGCAGGGCTGACGACCGTGGACGCGCCGGCGCGGGCGGCCGAGCCGCAGACGGTGCGCTTCTCCTACACCGGCGCCGAGCAGCAGTGGGTCGTGCCGGCCGGGGTCACCGCGGTCCAGGTCGTGGCCACGGGCGCCGCGGGCGGCGGGCCTGGCGGCGGGCTCGGGGCCACCGCGGCGGCCACCGTCCCGGTGACGCCGGGGGCGGTGCTGTACGTCGAGGTCGGCGGCGCCGGGACGTCTGTTGCCGGTGGTTTCAACGGCGGCGGCAGCAGCAGTGCGCCCTCGGGCGGCCAGCGCGGTGCCGGCGGCGGCGGGGCCAGCGACGTCCGGACCGTGCCGCGTCTGCAGGGTGGCGCGAGCCTGCCGTCGCGGCTGGTGGTGGCGGCCGGTGGCGGCGGCGCGGGCGGAGGCTCGGCGTTCAACGGCGGCGCGGGTGGCGCCGGGAACGTCGACGGGGGTGGAGCGGGCGCGTCCGGCGCGCCCGGGATCAACGGCGCCGTCCCCGGTGGCGGCGCGAGCCAGGTCACCGGCGGCCCGGGCGGTGGCTCCGGTGGCTCCGGCCAGCTCGGCACCGGCGGGGCCGGTGGCCCCGGCGGTGACGCGGGCGGCGGCGGTGGCGGCGGGCTCTACGGGGGCGGTGGCGGCGCCGGGGGAGCCCCGGCCGCCGGCGGTGGCGGCGGCTCGAGCGGGTTCGCGGTCGGCGCCAGTCGACTGCTGGTCACCGGCGCCACGGGTCCCGCGTCGGTGTCGATCACCTGGACGCCGCCCACGACCGTGCCCGAGACGACCCTCGGCAAGGCGCCGGGTCGCAAGGTGACGACCCACCAGCGCAAGGCCAAGGTCAAGGTGAGCTTCGGGTCCCCGAACCCCGGTGCGACCTACGAGTGCAGCCTGGACGCCAAGCCCTTCGCGCCCTGCGCCTCGCCCGCGAAGCTCAGGGTGAAGAAGGGCCGGCACACCTTCGCGGTGCGTGCGGTCCTGGCCGGGGTGTCAGACCCCACCCCGGCGACCGTCCGCTTCGAGGTGCGCAGGAAGAAGCGGCACTGA
- a CDS encoding HAD family hydrolase: protein MPIDAVIFDWGGTLTAWHDIDFHAESLALAQAVVGADHDVEVSRERLHVAGSLIWGRSRDHQQSATVADLFTEAGLEHDPELLTAYWEFWEPHTLTDPAVRPTWEALRADGIRVGVLSNTIWPRAWHERIFARDGVLDLLDGDVYTSEIAWTKPSEHAFRAAMDAVGVSDPGRCVYVGDRLFDDVWGAQNAGLRAVHLPHSTIPPEQVGHTEGEPDAVIQGVDELPEVVRHWG, encoded by the coding sequence ATGCCGATCGACGCCGTGATCTTCGACTGGGGCGGCACGCTGACCGCCTGGCACGACATCGACTTCCACGCGGAGTCGCTGGCCCTGGCCCAGGCGGTGGTGGGCGCCGACCACGACGTCGAGGTCTCCCGTGAGCGCCTGCACGTTGCGGGGTCGCTGATCTGGGGCCGCTCGCGCGACCACCAGCAGAGCGCCACGGTCGCGGACCTGTTCACCGAGGCCGGGCTCGAGCACGACCCCGAGCTGCTCACGGCGTACTGGGAGTTCTGGGAGCCGCACACCCTCACCGACCCGGCCGTGCGACCCACCTGGGAGGCGCTCAGGGCCGACGGCATCAGGGTGGGGGTGCTCTCCAACACCATCTGGCCGCGGGCGTGGCACGAGCGGATCTTCGCGCGCGACGGCGTCCTGGACCTGCTCGACGGCGATGTCTACACCAGCGAGATCGCGTGGACCAAACCCTCCGAGCACGCCTTCCGCGCGGCCATGGACGCGGTCGGGGTGAGCGACCCGGGCCGGTGCGTGTACGTCGGCGACCGGCTCTTCGACGACGTGTGGGGCGCCCAGAACGCCGGCCTGCGCGCCGTGCACCTGCCGCACAGCACCATCCCGCCCGAGCAGGTCGGCCACACCGAGGGTGAGCCCGACGCGGTCATCCAGGGCGTCGACGAGCTGCCGGAGGTGGTCCGGCACTGGGGCTGA
- a CDS encoding alpha/beta fold hydrolase, with translation MVTETTRERVELVAGPLEYRAAGPEDGRPVVFVHGFLVDDTLWSDVPERLAAAGYRTYAPTWPLASHRLPMVADADLSPRGLARLVLAFLEALDLHDVVLVGSDTGGGVSQLVLSEDPARVGALVLTNCDAFDTFPPFPFTWLFRLARHPAAMRAVLGATRVAAVRNSKLGFGWLVRRRLAPEESRGWVQPYLTDAGVRRDVASFARAWTGRELVGSGEWLGRWARPVLLAWAPGDPFFTDALRDRLLAAFPDATLVEFPGARTFVALDQPERLAGEIAGWLSAR, from the coding sequence ATGGTCACGGAGACGACACGCGAGCGGGTCGAGCTGGTCGCCGGTCCGCTGGAGTACCGCGCCGCCGGTCCTGAGGACGGCCGGCCGGTGGTCTTCGTGCACGGCTTCCTGGTCGACGACACGCTCTGGTCCGACGTGCCCGAGCGCCTGGCCGCCGCCGGCTACCGGACCTACGCGCCGACCTGGCCCCTGGCCTCGCACCGCCTGCCGATGGTCGCCGACGCCGACCTGTCGCCGCGCGGGCTGGCCCGGCTGGTGCTGGCCTTCCTCGAGGCGCTGGACCTCCACGACGTGGTGCTGGTCGGCAGCGACACCGGGGGCGGGGTCAGCCAGCTGGTGCTGAGCGAGGACCCGGCCCGGGTCGGCGCGCTGGTGCTGACCAACTGCGACGCCTTCGACACCTTCCCGCCGTTCCCGTTCACCTGGCTTTTCCGCCTTGCCCGGCACCCGGCCGCGATGCGCGCCGTGCTCGGCGCGACTCGCGTCGCGGCGGTGCGCAACAGCAAGCTGGGGTTCGGCTGGCTGGTCCGCCGGCGGCTGGCGCCCGAGGAGAGCCGCGGCTGGGTGCAGCCCTACCTCACCGACGCCGGCGTACGCCGGGACGTGGCGTCGTTCGCGCGGGCGTGGACCGGCCGGGAGCTGGTCGGCTCGGGGGAGTGGCTCGGTCGCTGGGCGCGGCCGGTGCTGCTGGCCTGGGCGCCGGGCGACCCGTTCTTCACCGACGCGCTCCGGGACCGGCTGCTCGCGGCGTTCCCGGACGCCACGCTGGTCGAGTTCCCCGGCGCCCGGACCTTCGTGGCCCTGGACCAGCCCGAGCGGCTGGCCGGCGAGATCGCCGGGTGGCTCAGCGCCCGGTGA
- a CDS encoding TetR/AcrR family transcriptional regulator, whose translation MESKRTQAERSAATRAALLDAARPLFAERGYAAVGTDELARAAGVTRGALYHQFDGKLGLFAAVFEEVEAELVERVDVAFAELFASDPLAAVRAGVDGWLAAALDPAVQRIVLLDAPAALGWERWREIGRRYAVGLVEGAVAALIEVGVYPPQPVRPLAHLLVGALEEGTLYAASAADPASATAEVRAALHALLEGLSSVPLLPAHLEADGRRGGV comes from the coding sequence ATGGAAAGCAAGCGCACCCAGGCCGAGCGGTCGGCGGCGACCCGCGCCGCCCTGCTCGACGCCGCGCGCCCGCTCTTCGCCGAGCGGGGGTACGCCGCCGTCGGCACCGACGAGCTCGCCCGGGCCGCGGGCGTCACCCGCGGGGCGCTCTACCACCAGTTCGACGGCAAGCTCGGGCTCTTCGCGGCCGTCTTCGAGGAGGTCGAGGCCGAGCTGGTCGAGCGCGTCGACGTGGCCTTCGCCGAGCTCTTCGCGAGCGACCCGCTGGCCGCCGTGCGCGCGGGGGTGGACGGCTGGCTGGCCGCCGCCCTGGATCCGGCCGTCCAGCGCATCGTCCTGCTGGACGCCCCCGCCGCGCTGGGCTGGGAGCGGTGGCGCGAGATCGGTCGGAGGTACGCCGTCGGGCTGGTCGAGGGCGCGGTGGCGGCGCTCATCGAGGTCGGCGTCTACCCGCCCCAGCCGGTCCGCCCGCTCGCCCACCTGCTGGTGGGCGCGCTCGAGGAGGGCACGCTCTACGCCGCGAGCGCGGCCGACCCGGCCAGCGCGACGGCCGAGGTCCGCGCCGCCCTCCACGCCCTCCTGGAAGGGCTGAGCTCAGTGCCGCTTCTTCCTGCGCACCTCGAAGCGGACGGTCGCCGGGGTGGGGTCTGA
- a CDS encoding aldo/keto reductase, whose protein sequence is MTHRPLGESGLMVSAVGIGCNAFGRRVDPDGVAAILDAAEDVGVTLLDTADIYGSRPGESETLLGEALLGRRDRFVLATKFGMDMQGTNGADHGVRGSRRYVRRAVEASLRRLQTDHLDLYQLHQHDAVTPLEETLSALDDLVREGKVLYVGCSNFDGWQVADAAWTASSGGLTPFVSVQNRYSLLDRTVEAEVTPACERFGLGILPFFPLEYGLLTGKYRRGQDAPEGSRAALDPDRSAWLREADWDRIEAVEEYAAARDLSVLDVAIAGLAAQPAVSSVISGATRPEQVRTNAAALRWEPSAEDLAELDEVTGR, encoded by the coding sequence ATGACGCACCGCCCGCTGGGCGAGTCGGGGTTGATGGTGAGCGCGGTCGGGATCGGCTGCAACGCGTTCGGGCGCCGGGTGGACCCCGACGGCGTCGCGGCGATCCTGGACGCGGCCGAGGACGTCGGCGTCACCCTGCTCGACACCGCGGACATCTACGGCAGCCGACCCGGTGAGAGCGAGACGCTGCTGGGCGAGGCGCTCCTGGGCCGGCGCGACCGGTTCGTGCTGGCCACCAAGTTCGGCATGGACATGCAGGGCACCAACGGTGCCGACCACGGCGTGCGCGGCTCGCGGCGCTACGTCCGGCGCGCGGTCGAGGCCAGCCTGCGGCGGCTCCAGACCGACCACCTCGACCTCTACCAGCTCCACCAGCACGACGCGGTCACGCCGCTGGAGGAGACGCTGTCGGCCCTCGACGACCTGGTCCGCGAGGGCAAGGTGCTCTACGTCGGCTGCTCCAACTTCGACGGCTGGCAGGTCGCCGACGCCGCCTGGACCGCGAGCTCGGGCGGGCTCACGCCGTTCGTGTCGGTCCAGAACCGCTACTCGCTCCTCGACCGCACCGTCGAGGCCGAGGTGACCCCCGCCTGCGAGCGGTTCGGCCTCGGGATCCTGCCGTTCTTCCCGCTGGAGTACGGCCTGCTCACCGGCAAGTACCGCCGCGGCCAGGACGCGCCCGAGGGCTCCCGCGCCGCCCTCGACCCCGACCGCAGCGCCTGGCTGCGCGAGGCGGACTGGGACCGGATCGAGGCCGTCGAGGAGTACGCCGCCGCGCGCGACCTCAGCGTCCTCGACGTGGCCATCGCCGGGCTGGCCGCCCAGCCGGCGGTCTCCTCGGTCATCTCCGGCGCGACCCGTCCCGAGCAGGTCCGCACCAACGCCGCCGCGCTGCGGTGGGAGCCGAGCGCCGAGGACCTCGCCGAGCTCGACGAGGTCACCGGGCGCTGA